The following DNA comes from Bradyrhizobium manausense.
CAGACGGCCCCGACCCGCGACGACATCATCGGCAAGCTCAATCGCTTCGAGGAGACCCCCGAGGTCGACTTCCCAGCGTTGAAGCAGCAGGTGATGGAGCGGGCCAAGGCCAGGATCAAGAACGATCCGGGTCCGGTGAACCGGCCGCTGATCGCCCCTGACCTCGCCAAGCTGCCCGCCTTCAACGCCCAAATCCAGTTCGACGCCGACACGCCGATCATCCAGCCGGAGTCCTACCAGACCGTCGGCCGCATCGCCGACGCGCTGGTTCACGCTTCGCTGCTTCCCTACACGTTCCTGATCGTCGGCCATGTCGAGTCCAATTCGAAGACGCGGGAGGCCAACGCGATCCTGAGCCAGCGCCGGGCTGACGCGATCCGCGACGTGCTGGTGAACACGTTCAAGATTTCGACCAAGCGGCTCCAGCCGATCGGCCTCGGCGAGGAGCAGTTCCTCGACCGCACCAAGCCGACCTCGGCCGTCAACGGTCAGTTGCAAATCCTGACCTTTGCCAAGGTGCCCGATGAAGCACCCCGTCCCGCGGCAGCACCTGCGCCTGCGACGAAAAAGCCCGCCAAGAGACATTGAGCGCGCGACCGTCGCGCCCGCCGGAACTCTTTGAAGTTCTGTCCATTTTGTGAAGTGTCTCACAGCGCGACATTGCAGCTTTGCGCGACAATAGTGCCGGTTTGTGCACTGCCCTATCCGGTGCTATAGGCTGTCTTCGCCCTTCCCCGACCCTGTGCCGCACGAGACCAAGATGGCTGGCTATTTTCAACGCCAACTGGCCGATTATGTCGAATACCATCGCGATCCCTGGAATTGCGCGATGCATGTGGTCGGCATTCTCCTGCTCTTCACCGGCGCGACGCTGCCGCTGACGCGGGTCGCTTTTCCGATGTTCGGGGTCGAGGTGAGCCTGGCGGTGATTTTGGCGCTGCCCGTGCTGGTATACTGGCTGATGCTGGACGCCGGGGTCGGCTTCGGCATCCTCGTGTCGATGATCGTGCTACTTTGGGTCGCAACCTCGATCGGCAATCAGGTCTCAACCGCCATGATGTGGTCGATTTTTGCGGTGCTGATCGGGCTTGGTGTCGCGGCACAGATCGTTGGCCACAGGGTATTCGAGGAGCGGCAGCCGTCGATGGTCGACCACCCCACGCATTTTCTGCTTGGACCAATGTTCGTTATGGCAAAATTATTCATTGCATTGGGCTTCCGTCGCGACCTTGCCGCGATTCTGGTGCCTGTTCAGACCAATTCCCTTTCAACCCGATAGCTCTAGAAGCGAAACAGCAAACCTTCTGCATGGCTCTCGTACTGGTTACCGGTGGCAGCGGCTTCATCGGACATCATCTCGTAGAAGTGCTCCGCGCCCGTGGGCAGCGGGTGCGCGTGCTCGATGTTCGCCCGCCAGCCACACCGAACGCTGACGTCGAATATGTGCACGGCTCGGTGCTTGATGGCACCGCGGTCGATGCCGCGATGTCGGGAGCCGATCAGGTCTATCACCTCGCCGGCCTGCCCGGCATGTGGGTCGCCAACAAGCAGGACTTCCACGACGTCAATTTCCGCGGCACCGAGGTCGTGCTCGGGGCTGCGATGAAGCGCAATGTGTCGCGCTTCCTGCACTGCTCGACGGAATCGATCCTGTTCCCTTATGCGAGCCTCAATGGCGTTGCCGCCGAGGAGGCGCTCCAACCAGCCGACGCGATGCCGGGCGCCTATACGCGCTCGAAGTCGCTCGCCGAGCATCATGCCGCGAAGGCCGCTGCCGCCGGCTTCCCGCTCGTGATCGGCACGCCGACCATGCCGATCGGCGCCGCGGACCACAATCTGACGCCACCGACGGCGATGCTCTGGTACTTCCTTCAGAAGAAGGTGCAGCCGCATCTCGACTTCCTGGTCAATATCGTCGACGTCCGCGACGTCGCCATGGGCCTCGTGCTGACGATGGAACGCGGCCGCCTCGGCCAGCGCTACATCCTCGGCGGCGACTGTGTCCGGCTCGGCCAGATCCTGCGGATGATGTCGGCGATGAGCGGCCGGCGGCAATATCCCGTCGTCGTTCCCGGCAAGATTGCCGAGCTCTCCGCCATCATGCTCGAATCGATCTCCGATCGCATCACGCGCCGCCCGCCGAACGGCACCGCCGAGGGCGTGCGCATCGCGCTTGCCGCGAGCGACCTCTCGATCGGCAAGGCGCGCACCGAGCTCGGCTATGCGCCGCGCCCGATCGAGCCGGTGCTGCGCGAAACCATCACCCATCTGCTCGCCCGCAACGGCCAGCAGCCCTCCGGCGCCATCAAGCATCACGCGCTCTCATCGCGCGCGAGCTAGGCCCGCCGCCCAAACCAAAGAACCTTCCCGCATGTCCTTCGATTTCAGCAAGCTTCTCTCCGTGGCCTGGGGTGGCTGGACCACAACCTGGCCGACTGAACTGCTGGCCCTGATCTGGGTCGCCTTTCTCGCCAGCTGGGTCGGCGCTTCGTTCTGGCAGGGCCGGACCAAGAAGCAGGTCATGACGCTGGAGTCGCAGCGCTATCGCCTGCCGATCCTGATCGGCGGCATCCTGTACACGCCCTGGATCGCACAGGCTCTGGGCTGGAAGCCGCTCTGGGTGCTCGGCAACACCG
Coding sequences within:
- a CDS encoding DUF962 domain-containing protein yields the protein MAGYFQRQLADYVEYHRDPWNCAMHVVGILLLFTGATLPLTRVAFPMFGVEVSLAVILALPVLVYWLMLDAGVGFGILVSMIVLLWVATSIGNQVSTAMMWSIFAVLIGLGVAAQIVGHRVFEERQPSMVDHPTHFLLGPMFVMAKLFIALGFRRDLAAILVPVQTNSLSTR
- a CDS encoding NAD-dependent epimerase/dehydratase family protein — translated: MALVLVTGGSGFIGHHLVEVLRARGQRVRVLDVRPPATPNADVEYVHGSVLDGTAVDAAMSGADQVYHLAGLPGMWVANKQDFHDVNFRGTEVVLGAAMKRNVSRFLHCSTESILFPYASLNGVAAEEALQPADAMPGAYTRSKSLAEHHAAKAAAAGFPLVIGTPTMPIGAADHNLTPPTAMLWYFLQKKVQPHLDFLVNIVDVRDVAMGLVLTMERGRLGQRYILGGDCVRLGQILRMMSAMSGRRQYPVVVPGKIAELSAIMLESISDRITRRPPNGTAEGVRIALAASDLSIGKARTELGYAPRPIEPVLRETITHLLARNGQQPSGAIKHHALSSRAS
- a CDS encoding OmpA family protein, producing MRAIGHLATGIGFALGLALLAGPAGAQTAPTRDDIIGKLNRFEETPEVDFPALKQQVMERAKARIKNDPGPVNRPLIAPDLAKLPAFNAQIQFDADTPIIQPESYQTVGRIADALVHASLLPYTFLIVGHVESNSKTREANAILSQRRADAIRDVLVNTFKISTKRLQPIGLGEEQFLDRTKPTSAVNGQLQILTFAKVPDEAPRPAAAPAPATKKPAKRH